From a single Caldalkalibacillus uzonensis genomic region:
- a CDS encoding DUF2614 family zinc ribbon-containing protein translates to MFGKGKINIIRTFALGLVFGGMIVMYGSFLMNTPWAMWLFMILGLLMVIASTLVYFWIGYISSTRAVYVLCPNCNKQTKMLGKVDECMHCKQKLTLDPQKATDVKTTPMKETK, encoded by the coding sequence ATGTTTGGAAAAGGTAAAATCAATATTATTCGCACATTTGCGCTAGGACTTGTTTTTGGCGGGATGATTGTCATGTACGGCTCGTTTCTCATGAATACACCATGGGCCATGTGGTTGTTTATGATCTTAGGGTTACTCATGGTGATCGCCAGCACGCTGGTGTATTTTTGGATCGGCTACATTTCTTCTACTAGAGCCGTATATGTGCTTTGCCCTAATTGTAATAAGCAAACAAAAATGCTGGGAAAAGTAGATGAATGCATGCATTGCAAGCAAAAGTTGACTCTGGATCCTCAGAAGGCGACAGATGTGAAAACAACGCCAATGAAGGAAACAAAATGA
- the perR gene encoding peroxide-responsive transcriptional repressor PerR yields MAESKQLTIALDKLKKKGVRMTPQRHAILSYLINTMSHPTADEIYQALASQFPNMSVATVYNNLRLFKEAGLVQELTYGDASSRFDANVEEHYHVICRECGKIVDFHYPSLYDVERVASEKTGFDVEFHRMEVYGLCAKCKDKATHKQKLLKQVN; encoded by the coding sequence ATGGCAGAGTCCAAACAATTAACAATTGCCCTTGATAAGTTGAAGAAAAAAGGTGTTCGTATGACTCCCCAACGTCATGCGATTTTATCATATTTAATTAATACTATGAGCCATCCAACAGCTGATGAAATATATCAAGCATTGGCCAGCCAGTTTCCCAATATGAGTGTGGCCACTGTCTATAATAATTTGCGTCTGTTTAAAGAGGCTGGTTTGGTTCAAGAATTAACCTATGGGGATGCATCTAGCCGCTTTGATGCCAACGTCGAGGAACATTATCATGTCATTTGTCGTGAATGCGGCAAAATTGTGGATTTCCATTATCCGAGCTTATACGATGTAGAACGTGTTGCATCTGAAAAAACAGGATTTGATGTGGAGTTTCATCGTATGGAAGTATATGGACTTTGTGCAAAGTGTAAAGATAAGGCTACGCACAAACAAAAACTGCTCAAACAAGTAAATTGA
- a CDS encoding cyclic-di-AMP receptor: MKVIICIIDQRYGSKVIQQLVDGKYKATHLASTGNFLKQGNDTLILGVKDQEVQKVRGKIKSVIDRINREKGWKIHQYRCTLFVLDMHHLSVFGGINIDK; this comes from the coding sequence ATGAAGGTCATAATCTGTATCATTGACCAGCGATATGGAAGCAAAGTAATTCAGCAACTGGTGGATGGAAAATATAAGGCAACCCATTTGGCAAGCACAGGAAACTTCTTGAAACAAGGGAATGACACCTTAATTTTAGGCGTTAAAGATCAAGAGGTACAAAAGGTTAGGGGAAAGATCAAGTCCGTTATTGACCGTATTAATCGAGAAAAAGGATGGAAAATCCACCAGTATCGTTGTACCTTGTTTGTGCTTGACATGCATCATTTATCGGTTTTTGGGGGGATCAACATTGACAAATAG